In Vibrio mangrovi, the DNA window GAAGACATATCAGCTAAATTTAAATCCTATATATTTTTCAATAATGGCTATCTGTCGCTCAACATATTGCCCGTTTTCTACTGAAAGATTAGAAGAATGTTTGAGAGAATAGCTCTCCGCATACGGTTCTATCATCTCATGCTTCCAAGTTCCTCTATTCTCTGCACAGTTTTCAATGAGAGATGATAACAGAGATCTAGAAAGAGTATTAGAACCATGGCATATAGCCAAAAATAATGAAGCAGAATCTAACTCTATCCATCCTTCCTCAACTGAGGCCGTTCGACGCTCTATATCTATAAGATAAATTGTTGCGTGACTTGAAATGGTTAAATTTGCAATGATGGCCCTGCGATGTTTTTTCTGCTCAGCAAGGTTGAATCCTTTGATGTAATTAATGTACTGCCATGTGGATTTTCTTCTTGTATCAGTCCACGTGTCTGGAAAATACGAGTAGACAGAAGAGGGGGCACCCAAACCTGAAAAAACCTGAATGAACTCGGAATGAGTTATGTATGGTGAACTTTTTAGGATTGACAATAATTTTAGGAATAGTTCTAGCCGACATATCCGATTCTTAAAAATGTGTCTGTTTTCGTATTCACTTGGAGGTAAGCAAAAATCAACCGGAGGGATAGCACCATTTGATGAGCCATCACCAGTGTTTCCTGCTCCGACATCTTTTTCGTTGGGGGGGCCGGAAGCGTTATCTTTATGGTTTTTGTGTGGGTCTTGTCTCTGTTTCTCTACATTTTTTGTCACTAAGTCAGAAAATTCTGTTCCCCTGCGTTTTTCAAGTAAAAGCTCTTCCATTTTATTGGTTGGCTCTTCCTGAGGCTGTAGCTCCAATTGGTTATCTTTTTTTACACGAGGTTTTGGTTTTCCACTTTTTGATTGACCTTCCACGGGCCTGGTTCCAGGGGAATTGGGATCCTTGTCTCCAGGATTGTCCCTAAAATGCTTTAAATTTGTGAATGGGTAGGCCGCAGAACAACCAAGTATGTCATATACGATAAATGTTTTATTCTGAGCTTCTTCTTTATGGCACCATTTACCATACACATTTAGGTTGGTTGTTTGGTTCTCAAAAGGAAAACCAGCTTTAGGGCGTATAGGTTGTCCTGTGTTCTTTTGTATGGACATATTGGGACTAATGTTGCTAATGACAGTGTTTGCCTTCTTATCAAAAGCTAAACGTGCAACCTGAGACGCTGCACTATCATGTGTTTTAGCCTTCAGCATGATAAAAGCCTCACCAGAGTCATTAATATATGATTTTGCTGGGTCATAAATAGAATCGAGTTGAAGTCCAAATTTAAATATCTGTTGAAAGACATATTGAGACTCGGAAAAGTATGCCTGTAGAATGACATAGTGTGGAATTGCAATCCTGTTTCCATCCGGCAGGTTTATGATTTCGCAATATGTATGGGTCGCAGGTTTGTGATAAGGGTGATAAGCGAATGGGATTATATGGTTCCCTTTTGTATCCTTGGCTCCTGACTGGAGAGTTGCTGTAGTCTGGATATCTATGGTTGTTGATTGAAAGCACTCTCTCATTTCCATTGAATGCTTCAACTTCAGCCTTCTCCCTTTATGCCAAACATCACCTAGTCGTACGATCATAAGATAGCTAATAGGTATACATACTCTGTTTGGCTGAGAAAAATTTGTTGATGTTTTGTAATTGAGACTGGAGCTATTCGGCTTTGACTTGAAAGCTGATAGATATACATCTACAAGTGGTTCACTAAAACGTTGACCGTATTGGTTGAAGTAGTGCAAGTATCCAAACCAGTCAACCCGCCAGTAGTTATTATCATGATTAGTTAACTCATTTATATTAAAGTCAGTAGGTGTTGTCACGGTAACTCTCTTAACTACAAATAGAAAGTAGAGGCACAGCACTATACTGTGCCTGTTAGATTTAACTGTTTGGTAATGAACGCCAATGAGAGCAGACACTTTCCCACTTGCCGTATCGGAATCTGGGGTAGCTGACCACATGGACGACTTTGGGTTTGTTGGACTTATCCATACAATCCTCCTAATCAGAGATTATGGAGGGACCTCTATTGTAATCAGAGCTGACACACGCTAATATCTTTAAAAGTAATCTTGATATAGCGGTAGGCTGAGACCTCCGGTATAAACCTGAAAGTAAAAATTGTGGTGATTTTTACTTTTCAACTCTGAAATAGACTTTTGTTAGTAGCGAAAGTCTATTTTTCCTTCCTGACTCCTTTAAATGGTGTTTTGTCGGATGTTTTCACATCCATGAATCTGCCAGTGTTTGTATCTCTTTTCACCCAATGTCCACTAGGTGTCTGGGTTTGAGAGCGTTCTCTTACTGCTCCGTTTCTATGGTTATCTCCGGTTTTTCCGTTTGTTGCCATGGATCTTTCCTCTTTTGTGATGTAAGTTACTACTTAACGTATGGGTTGTGTTAACCTATACGGCATAGGTTAGATTTTTCTATACGAGCTGTCAATGTACATCTAACAAAAAATTTGCTTTATATGTGTATATTGTATATATATACAGTGATTCTGTTTGATATATACATACGATTTGGTTTGGTATAACATGCCGCCAATTTTTTTATGGAGATTTACACATGACCTTAGCTGAGAGATTGACGGAGTTACGAGTGAGTAAGAAAGCGTCTCTACAAGCTGTCGCAGACGCTGTCGGTGTATCGAAACCTCATATTTGGGAACTCGAAAAAGGTAAGACTAAGAATCCATCATTGGAATTATTGAAAAAACTTGCACTATACTATGGCATCACTCTTGATTCGTTAGTAGGACTTGATTCTGGAGAGAATACTAGTGCTCACGTTTTATTTCGAGATTTTAAGTTGGATATAGATAATTTATCGGAAGAAGATAGACAGACCATTAAAAATGCTTTAGAAATGGCAGAGGCTCTAATTAAGCAAAGAAAAAGTACATAAAACTAATGATTAATATAGATCGACTAGCATTGGCTGATTTTTTTACTCCTGAAGAACTTGTAAATGAAATATTCCGTCAGTGCCCCGATCTACGTATTCCTATTCCTGTCAAAGATATAGCTAAGGCATGTGGTATTATTGATATAGTGGAACTGGGTTTGTCAGAGAATTCTCGTCTTGAAGGGATGTTAGTATCTGATTCTGTTAAAGAATATGGTATAATTTTTCATAAGAAGCATACTGATATCAGTGGGCGAGAACGATTTTCTATAGCTCATGAACTTGGGCATCATCTTTTACAACATCATAGTCCAAATAACTATTGTATTGATAATTTTACCAGTTATTATCAGAAAGAATTTGAAGTAGAAGCTAATGCATTTTCTGAATTATTATTGATGCCAGAGTCAATAGTGTTGCCCGATTTAAATTCTAAAGATGTTTCTTTGAACCTATTTAATGAAATCTCCTCAAGATTGGATGTTAGTTTTTCTGCAATGGCTAATCGGTGCTGTAAATTACTTAGTTTACCAATGGCTATAGTCCATGCAAAGGATAATGTGTGTTCGTACTGTTGGGCTAATTGGGATGCTTTAGCTTCTTGGAAACTGAAGTATTTGAAAGAGCAGGCTCTTCCTCTGGAAAGCTTAATTGTAAATGAACGTGCACTTCAAAATGAGATCACGGATAAACAGGTCGTATCTTCAAACGCCTGGTTTGAAGAATCTGAAGGGTATTCCTTGCCAGAAAGAGTATTAGAGCAAACGTATTACCAAGACAATGGTTATAGTGTTACATTGGTTTTGGTATGCTCTTGATGTTATTTAATTAATCTTTGATATTCTTTTCTGAGTATAATCGTGGATTTAGTATGTGAGTTCCAGTCTCAGGACATAAGAAGGTTAGAGATGTTCGTCTATGAAACCTGTTTTCAACCACTCCTGGCTTATAAATGAAGCCGAAGCCTTAAAACTACAACAGGCACTATCAGCCAAAGTAATCAAGGTAGATAGATTCAATCATATTGAGCTAATTGCCGGAACTGATGTGGCCTATCAGAAGGAAAGCAACAAGTTAGTCGCAGCTGTTGTTGTTCTCGATGCGAACACTTTGGATATTGTAGAAACCGTCATCGTAGAGGATACAGAGCAGTTCCCTTATATCCCGGGACTGTTCTCTTTTCGGGAACTCCCACCACTAGTTAAAGCTTTTGCTCAGTTAAAAAATACACCTGATTTGGTTGTCTGTGATGGGCAAGGTTATGCTCATCCTCGCCGATTTGGATTAGCCTGTCATTTGGGCGTTATTTTCAATATACCAACCATTGGGTGTGGTAAGACTAGATTGCTTGGGGAACATGAGGAACCACATGAAAAAAGAGGAGCAATGGCTCCTCTGATGGATAACAATGAAATTATTGGTAATGTCTTGCGGACACAGGATGGTATCAATCCTGTTTATATCTCTGTAGGCCACCGAATCTCTTTAGAAACTGCTTGTGACTGGATTTTAAAACTTTCTCCTAAATACCGGCTGCCCGAAACAACAAGGCAGGCCGATCAATTAGTGAAAGCAAGTTTAAAAAAATAATCACCAATCTGCGTACATTTCTCGATGTCGTTTTAGAAGATTTGCCTGCACGGATTCAGGATCTAACTCTCTGGATTCAACCAAATCACCACTTTCATTCCACTCTTGGTAACCGAGCTCGATTCCAAGCTCATATTCAGCTTTGATTTTTATACAGCCATTATCAAACCAAGTTGTGCTTTCACCATGTCGAAGTCCTCTTTTGCAAGAAAACTCTTCTTTGAGCTGCCCTGAAGGATACCAACGCTTAGTTATTCCAGTAGCAAAGCCATTTTTATACTCAACTTCGCTTAAAAGCTTACCTTCAGTTCCTGGCTCATAGCTCACGCCAGTAAAGGGGTGGCCTTCATATAGACAAAGGTCGCCATCTAGATCTAGTTCATCATCATCAATTCTAATCATGGCTTCACAATACTCTTTTTGCTGTAATTCATAACTTCTGGAAAATACTGTGTTCCATTCGTTAAAAAATCACAATGTGGGCAACGGGGGACAGGAAGCCCTCTTAATGGAACTGATGCTTTTTTAGCAGAAATTGTATATATCATAAAATCATCCAGTGCTGCACCTTCTCTAGCTAGCATGGCTTTATTTAATGCATATACTTCAGCATGAGTTCCAGCTCCAAGAGTTTTCTCGTAACTATTCATAATGTCTGATGGCATGTTCTCTAAACGATTTGCCAATAGTGGGTCCAGTTTTGAAGGAAGTGATTCGTGGTTTATATCAAAAAAGTACTGTCCTGTTTTTGTATCATATACACCTGCTACAACAGGCCCCATTTCATTTTTAGACATCCCTGTTCTAAGCAGCCGATTGTATTCTTCAGTCGTTGCTCCCCGTAAGTTAATGCGTTGGTTGATTTGTTCTGCTGTCAACGTACCATATTTTGCGCGTAGCTCTTCCAGCCGCCCCTTCTGTAACACTTTCTG includes these proteins:
- a CDS encoding helix-turn-helix domain-containing protein yields the protein MTLAERLTELRVSKKASLQAVADAVGVSKPHIWELEKGKTKNPSLELLKKLALYYGITLDSLVGLDSGENTSAHVLFRDFKLDIDNLSEEDRQTIKNALEMAEALIKQRKST
- a CDS encoding ImmA/IrrE family metallo-endopeptidase — translated: MINIDRLALADFFTPEELVNEIFRQCPDLRIPIPVKDIAKACGIIDIVELGLSENSRLEGMLVSDSVKEYGIIFHKKHTDISGRERFSIAHELGHHLLQHHSPNNYCIDNFTSYYQKEFEVEANAFSELLLMPESIVLPDLNSKDVSLNLFNEISSRLDVSFSAMANRCCKLLSLPMAIVHAKDNVCSYCWANWDALASWKLKYLKEQALPLESLIVNERALQNEITDKQVVSSNAWFEESEGYSLPERVLEQTYYQDNGYSVTLVLVCS
- the nfi gene encoding deoxyribonuclease V (cleaves DNA at apurinic or apyrimidinic sites), which gives rise to MKPVFNHSWLINEAEALKLQQALSAKVIKVDRFNHIELIAGTDVAYQKESNKLVAAVVVLDANTLDIVETVIVEDTEQFPYIPGLFSFRELPPLVKAFAQLKNTPDLVVCDGQGYAHPRRFGLACHLGVIFNIPTIGCGKTRLLGEHEEPHEKRGAMAPLMDNNEIIGNVLRTQDGINPVYISVGHRISLETACDWILKLSPKYRLPETTRQADQLVKASLKK
- a CDS encoding toxin-antitoxin system YwqK family antitoxin, whose product is MIRIDDDELDLDGDLCLYEGHPFTGVSYEPGTEGKLLSEVEYKNGFATGITKRWYPSGQLKEEFSCKRGLRHGESTTWFDNGCIKIKAEYELGIELGYQEWNESGDLVESRELDPESVQANLLKRHREMYADW